The Macrobrachium nipponense isolate FS-2020 chromosome 44, ASM1510439v2, whole genome shotgun sequence genome contains the following window.
AAGGAGCACAAATTCCACGATTGCATGAGAACATACAGACTTTATAGGACCCGAAGGAATAATGTCTCCCTAGGGATCATTTCTACCACCCCACACATACATACTTGCCTGGGTCGTAGTCGTACATTTAGAAGGGTCGTATTCGTACATTTACAGGGGTCGTAGTCGTACACTTAGAGGCGgcaaagataaaggaaaaagtaAAGAGGGGAGATGATTGACACGCGAACAGGACGGACGACAAAGATCTTAAACCTAACCTATGTATTCCTAGCAGGTGATGACCATCGCATCGTACTACTCCTTTCTTATTTCTtacctctggagagagagagagagagagagagagagagaagagagagaggagagagagagagagagagactcatttcaATCTCGAGCGTCAACTACACTGATCATACCTTTAAGATGCGTGATGTGGTTGAAAGCTAAGCTGAGGTGAACGAGCTTCCGGGCCCTCTTGAACCGACCTTTCCCAATGGTGATGATGTTATTGCGAGAGAAATCGGCGAACTGCACTCCGAGAAGAGAAGATTATTGAATGAGTATTAGTACATGTTCCTCTATCAAACTTTTACAAGGCTTTACAAGGTGTTTTACGTTCAACTCTCATTGTCTTACAAGTAAAGACCTGAAGCTCGAGGCATTCACTTACATTGAGCATCGGCGTGATCATGGGAAGGGTTTCCAGCTGGTTGTGGCTCAGGTCAAGGTGCAGAAGAGCATCTGGTAAAATGGGAGGAGTGACCAACCGGTTGTGCGAGGCTATCACATAGGTTAAATTAGAGGAGGAGCACTCCGATAAGTCCAGCGAGGTCAGAGAATTGTGCCGCAAATCCAGCCTCTGTAGCGAAAACCAGTTGCAAGTCGATGCCTCCGTCAGGAGATTTTGATTCACCTGGAGGTATTCCACAGCAGCGAGTCCTCCTTTGCAGCTCATCCAGTTGAGATCCCCCTCTAGGAAATTTCTTGACAGGTGAAGGCTAACCAGGTAGGGAGTGCACAGGGATACGGTATTGAGATGGGAGTGGGATGCTTCTAGACGGGTTAACCTATTGGAACACACAGCATCCAGTTTCAGTACTTCCAGGGGCGTTTGATATACGTCTAGTACTTCGAGGGTAGGAGGCAAAACGCCACACAGATTCTGAATCCCATTCATATTTTCGCCATCTCCGTCAAAGCCGCCTCCGCCATCTTGGTGGGTTTCTCCATCCACATTATCCACATCAATGATTAACCCTTTGGAGACACGAAGCCAGAGTTTTTTCAGATTGTTTGCACCAGTGGCCCACCCCTTTTGGAGGGCAATGCTGCCCTCGCTGCTGGTCAGAGTCAGTCGTTCTACCCATTCTGGCACGCCGCCGTCAACGACGACCCTCTCACAGTTGTCGGAATTCACAGAGACTTCAGTATTTCGGTCAAATTCCAAGGCTCCTAAATCTACCTTAACAAATGTATTGGAATACTTCGTCGGACTAGAACTGTCACCAAAAATATCACCGTCGTCTTTTAAAATAGGATCCGTGCCGTTGGAAGTCAATTCCTCCGAAACATTCAGGGTGGGAACCCCATCCAATGCACCTGACGAAGGCGACAGGTGTGGACAAATGACGTCGATCTTTGTGATGTTCCCGACGTTCGTGATTTCTTGCTTCAGCACCCCCGTCAGGGGCTTTGCATGACCCGCATGTGGCAGTGAAGCAGAACCAGCGTCTTCGTGGACAGCATCAGGAATGGCAGGAGTAGTGGGCAGCGTTTCAGGAATGACCGTTGTTGCTGGAGATGACAGACCTTCCACCTCTACAACGCAGGCCTGGTAAGCCATCGCTAGCCACAGCCAGGCCTTCAAGAACTTCACGGAAACCTTCATGTTTGAAAAATGAACAAAGTTGCACTACCAAATGTCATACCTACGAGTCGTGTAAACCCCACTGAAGGGCATACCTTTCGCTACATACTGCTGCACTTTTTATTCAAGCAATGGAATTCTTTCATTTCTCCAGTCTTGAGATGATCTGTCTTGATTAAGCAGCCCCTCATTTTATATGGTTCGTCTCAACTACGTGTTCCCTCATTTTAAGGACGTTCAATGTTCCACATCTAGTCCTGCCTGTGTTTCCCCCCCCACATCCAACGATTGCCCTCACCTTCCTAACAACCACCGGTCATTCCCTGAAGGGGT
Protein-coding sequences here:
- the LOC135204189 gene encoding uncharacterized protein LOC135204189, yielding MKVSVKFLKAWLWLAMAYQACVVEVEGLSSPATTVIPETLPTTPAIPDAVHEDAGSASLPHAGHAKPLTGVLKQEITNVGNITKIDVICPHLSPSSGALDGVPTLNVSEELTSNGTDPILKDDGDIFGDSSSPTKYSNTFVKVDLGALEFDRNTEVSVNSDNCERVVVDGGVPEWVERLTLTSSEGSIALQKGWATGANNLKKLWLRVSKGLIIDVDNVDGETHQDGGGGFDGDGENMNGIQNLCGVLPPTLEVLDVYQTPLEVLKLDAVCSNRLTRLEASHSHLNTVSLCTPYLVSLHLSRNFLEGDLNWMSCKGGLAAVEYLQVNQNLLTEASTCNWFSLQRLDLRHNSLTSLDLSECSSSNLTYVIASHNRLVTPPILPDALLHLDLSHNQLETLPMITPMLNFADFSRNNIITIGKGRFKRARKLVHLSLAFNHITHLKEHDLNGLRELRTLDVSHNRLREVAGTSLMSLRHLRELRLHHNHLSTLDSRDLAALTPHVHASFNHNPWHCVCQLLSSLQRLQHCPDCKPPATSVACRERGNWVAAGPFLRTCLHAVQEVTQRLNKESDEDLSEEQRDEQGVGDNDSNKGAVVAVPVLLILIVIGAVVATSYRLYHRHKRTISARLDPIRNRCRFCGLCGCSPTAMNNGDLNHRGHGELSQIEHDSDTETEL